One Triticum dicoccoides isolate Atlit2015 ecotype Zavitan chromosome 4B, WEW_v2.0, whole genome shotgun sequence genomic window carries:
- the LOC119294742 gene encoding N-terminal acetyltransferase B complex catalytic subunit NAA20: protein MTTIRRFCCDDLLRFASVNLDHLTETFNMSFYMTYLARWPDYFHTAVNPGDRVMGYIMGKVEGQGESWHGHVTAVSVASEFRRQKLAKTLMHLLEEISDKMDKAYFVDLFVRASNMPAIRMYEKLGYVVYRRVLRYYSGEEDGLDMRKALSQDVDKKSIIPLKRPITPDELEYD from the exons ATGACGACCATCCGCCGGTTCTGCTGCGACGATCTGCTCCGCTTCGCCTCCGTCAACCTCGACCACCTCACCGAGACC TTCAACATGTCCTTCTACATGACGTACCTGGCTCGCTGGCCCGACTACTTCCACACCGCCGTCAACCCCGGCGACCGCGTCATGGGATACA TTATGGGAAAGGTTGAAGGACAAGGTGAATCTTGGCATGGACATGTTACGGCAGTGTCTGTTGCCTCAGAATTCCGCAGACAGAAGTTAGCCAAGACGCTTATGCACTTGCTGGAGGAAATCAGTGATAAGAT GGATAAGGCCTATTTTGTGGACCTCTTTGTAAGGGCATCCAACATGCCGGCGATAAGGATGTATGAAAAG CTGGGCTATGTTGTTTATCGAAGGGTGCTTCGGTACTACTCAGGGGAAGAAGATGGCCTTG ATATGAGAAAGGCATTATCACAAGATGTTGATAAGAAGTCCATCATACCACTCAAGAGACCAATTACACCTGACGAACTTGAATACGACTGA